A window from Candidatus Gracilibacteria bacterium encodes these proteins:
- the dnaJ gene encoding molecular chaperone DnaJ produces the protein MSDLYSVLGVEKNATEADIKRAYRKKAQEHHPDKNPGNKEAEQKFKQVQEAYDVLSDSGKRAQYDQFGQVGGGFPGGNGGGFPGGFPGGGGFDPNQFGGFADIFESFFGEGFNGGGGAGGGHGKKQGPSRGKDIETELTIKFEEAVFGVNKHLEITKPELCEHCKGKGNEPGTSVKTCPQCNGQGQVRSVRQTILGAIRSVHSCPQCQGRGEIPDQLCSICNGQTRIRKSSEVTVNIPKGIEDGTTIRLKGKGAAGAFGGEYGDLFLHITVAPHPKFSREGRTIYSSETIPLVQGVLGATIKVDTIHGKESLKVPAGTQDGTVLTVKGKGAPSLKTDALGDHKVSLHLKVPEKLTRKEKELYEGLAKEAGIEVNRGLF, from the coding sequence ATGAGTGACCTTTATTCCGTACTCGGCGTCGAAAAAAACGCCACAGAAGCCGATATAAAGCGGGCTTATCGAAAAAAGGCTCAGGAGCACCACCCTGATAAGAATCCCGGCAATAAAGAGGCTGAGCAGAAGTTTAAGCAGGTCCAGGAGGCTTACGATGTTTTGTCGGACTCCGGGAAACGGGCCCAGTACGACCAGTTTGGCCAGGTTGGGGGAGGGTTTCCAGGTGGAAATGGGGGAGGATTCCCGGGAGGATTCCCGGGCGGGGGCGGTTTTGACCCCAATCAATTTGGCGGATTTGCGGATATTTTTGAGAGTTTCTTTGGGGAAGGCTTTAATGGAGGTGGCGGCGCTGGCGGCGGGCATGGAAAAAAACAAGGGCCGTCTCGCGGGAAGGATATTGAAACGGAACTCACCATTAAGTTTGAGGAGGCGGTGTTTGGCGTCAATAAACACCTGGAAATCACTAAGCCGGAACTGTGTGAGCATTGCAAAGGCAAGGGGAATGAGCCGGGCACTTCCGTGAAGACATGTCCTCAGTGCAATGGACAGGGGCAGGTGCGCAGTGTGAGACAAACCATTTTGGGCGCGATTCGGAGTGTACACAGCTGTCCACAGTGTCAGGGCCGTGGCGAGATTCCAGATCAATTGTGCAGCATATGCAATGGACAGACTCGAATTCGTAAAAGCAGCGAGGTGACCGTTAACATTCCAAAGGGTATTGAGGACGGCACGACGATTCGCCTCAAAGGGAAGGGGGCCGCCGGAGCGTTTGGCGGTGAGTATGGGGACTTGTTCCTTCATATCACTGTTGCTCCTCACCCCAAGTTTTCTCGAGAGGGAAGGACCATTTACTCCTCGGAAACCATTCCTTTGGTGCAGGGCGTTTTGGGCGCCACCATTAAAGTGGACACCATTCATGGAAAAGAATCGCTGAAAGTGCCTGCCGGAACTCAAGATGGAACCGTCCTGACGGTTAAAGGGAAGGGGGCTCCCTCTTTAAAAACCGATGCCCTGGGCGACCACAAGGTGTCTTTGCACCTCAAGGTGCCTGAAAAACTCACGCGAAAGGAGAAGGAGCTTTACGAGGGACTGGCGAAAGAAGCCGGTATTGAGGTGAATCGAGGCCTGTTTTAG
- a CDS encoding helix-turn-helix domain-containing protein yields MENNFLTLDEAARILKKSTQTIRRMIKKGELVAQRVRTPQGFHYVLKREDIVLSDSPIQKSQKAETVAENSVLTNQNENPTSQTLVEPFVKPISRAVDKIPSQTPPPTVFYFPPLPSSPSVDSKDLLRLIERQHREQLELIRILGRLQEELLEERGKKPTGLFSGFFKRIFGRLAGDPLPPRRL; encoded by the coding sequence ATGGAGAATAACTTTCTCACCCTCGACGAAGCGGCACGAATACTCAAGAAATCCACCCAAACCATCCGTAGGATGATTAAAAAGGGGGAATTGGTGGCCCAGCGCGTCAGGACTCCGCAGGGCTTTCATTATGTGCTGAAACGAGAGGATATCGTGTTGTCTGATTCGCCTATACAAAAGTCTCAAAAGGCTGAAACTGTAGCCGAGAACTCTGTGTTGACTAATCAAAACGAGAATCCGACTAGTCAAACCCTGGTTGAGCCTTTTGTGAAGCCAATCTCTAGGGCCGTGGACAAAATACCCTCGCAGACCCCTCCCCCCACCGTTTTTTATTTCCCTCCCCTGCCCTCTTCACCGTCCGTGGACTCCAAAGACTTGCTGCGACTCATCGAACGGCAGCATCGCGAACAATTGGAGCTCATTCGCATTTTGGGCCGTCTGCAAGAAGAGCTTTTGGAAGAACGAGGCAAAAAGCCGACTGGGCTCTTTAGTGGCTTCTTCAAAAGAATTTTTGGGCGCTTGGCGTGAGATCCCTTGCCCCCGCGGCGGCTTTAA
- the ppdK gene encoding pyruvate, phosphate dikinase — MKYIYAFAEGNKEMRDLLGGKGANLAEMTNMGLPVPPGFTITTEACNYYLENQDFPTGFFEELDEKLDELQHTMGKNFGSRENPLLVSVRSGARVSMPGMMDTILNLGLNDETVQGIIEKTQNPRFSFDSYRRFVTMFGNVVLNIPHDHFEEALEAAKKAKGITLDTEMDTEDWKKLVGVFKEIVRENSGQPFPENPRDQLKLAIVAVFHSWNSKRAITYRNLHGMPHNMGTAVNVQSMVFGNMGEDSGTGVAFTRNPSTGEREFFGEFLCNAQGEDVVAGIRTPQKISEMQTVMPAMFAQLNQVQQTLENHYHDMQDIEFTIEQGRLFMLQTRNGKRTARAAVKVAVDMVAEGLITKQEALKRIDANQLNALLHPFIDPKAPKIVLAKGLPASPGAAVGKIVFTADDAYRLAEDGEKVILVRKETSPEDIHGMHSAQGILTSTGGMTSHAAVVARGMGKPCIAGCKEVVVDDKIKTVEINGQVFGEGEVLSLDGSTGEVMKGEMPTVEPALTGEFEELMSWADEVRRLKVRSNADTPHDALVARRLGAEGIGLCRTEHMFFDEDRIMFVRQMILSPDKESRKRVLDKLLPYQRDDFIGIFKAMDGLPVTIRLLDPPLHEFLPNTEGKIKAVAQEMGVSYEHLQKMVDALHELNPMLGHRGCRLGITYPEIYEMQVRAIFEAAKMARAEGVTPIVEIEIPLVGHVNELKAMRGVVERIAQEMQPLDFVWKVGTMIELPRACVTAHQIAPLADFFSFGTNDLTQMTFGVSRDDAGSFLPFYTEHGILLDNPTETIDQEGVGELMKMAIQLGRGVKPGLEIGICGEHGGEPRSVVFCHKIGLDYVSCSPYRVPVARLAAAQAAL; from the coding sequence ATGAAATACATTTATGCATTCGCGGAGGGAAACAAAGAGATGCGGGACCTTCTGGGCGGAAAAGGTGCAAATCTTGCAGAAATGACCAATATGGGACTTCCGGTGCCGCCGGGGTTCACCATCACTACCGAGGCGTGCAATTACTATTTGGAGAATCAGGACTTCCCCACCGGGTTTTTTGAGGAACTGGATGAGAAGCTGGATGAACTGCAGCACACCATGGGAAAGAATTTTGGGAGCCGAGAAAATCCCTTGCTGGTCTCGGTACGCAGCGGAGCGCGTGTTTCGATGCCGGGCATGATGGACACGATTTTGAACCTTGGACTCAACGATGAAACGGTGCAGGGCATCATTGAGAAAACGCAAAATCCGCGCTTTTCTTTTGATTCTTATCGCCGATTTGTGACCATGTTTGGCAATGTGGTGCTCAATATTCCTCATGATCATTTTGAAGAAGCTTTGGAGGCCGCCAAGAAGGCCAAAGGCATTACACTGGACACCGAAATGGACACTGAAGACTGGAAGAAACTTGTGGGTGTTTTTAAGGAGATTGTGAGGGAGAACAGTGGACAGCCTTTTCCTGAGAATCCACGGGATCAATTGAAGCTCGCCATTGTGGCGGTATTCCATTCTTGGAACAGCAAACGGGCCATCACTTATCGCAATTTGCACGGCATGCCTCACAATATGGGGACCGCTGTGAATGTGCAGTCCATGGTGTTTGGAAACATGGGAGAAGACAGCGGAACCGGAGTGGCCTTCACTCGCAATCCTTCTACTGGAGAGCGCGAGTTTTTTGGAGAGTTTTTGTGCAACGCGCAAGGAGAAGATGTGGTGGCCGGGATTCGTACTCCTCAGAAAATTTCTGAAATGCAAACGGTGATGCCGGCCATGTTTGCACAATTGAACCAGGTTCAGCAAACTCTGGAAAATCACTATCACGACATGCAAGACATCGAGTTTACGATTGAGCAGGGACGACTCTTTATGCTGCAAACCCGCAATGGAAAGCGAACGGCACGGGCGGCGGTGAAAGTGGCGGTGGACATGGTTGCGGAAGGGCTCATCACCAAGCAGGAAGCCTTGAAACGCATCGATGCCAATCAATTGAACGCACTTTTACACCCATTTATTGATCCCAAGGCTCCCAAAATCGTGCTGGCGAAAGGTTTGCCGGCTTCCCCAGGGGCCGCGGTTGGAAAAATTGTGTTTACCGCGGACGATGCCTACCGCTTAGCGGAAGACGGTGAAAAAGTGATTTTGGTGCGCAAGGAGACGAGCCCCGAAGACATTCATGGAATGCACAGCGCACAAGGAATTTTGACCTCCACCGGAGGAATGACCAGTCACGCCGCGGTGGTGGCTCGAGGAATGGGAAAACCCTGCATTGCGGGCTGCAAAGAGGTAGTGGTGGACGACAAAATCAAAACCGTGGAAATCAATGGACAGGTTTTTGGAGAAGGTGAAGTCCTCAGTTTGGATGGCTCCACCGGAGAAGTGATGAAAGGCGAAATGCCCACCGTGGAACCCGCGCTCACCGGGGAATTTGAGGAACTCATGAGCTGGGCGGATGAAGTGCGACGACTCAAAGTGCGCAGCAACGCCGATACCCCTCATGACGCGCTCGTGGCCAGGCGGCTTGGGGCGGAAGGAATCGGACTCTGCCGCACGGAACACATGTTTTTTGATGAAGACCGCATCATGTTTGTGCGCCAAATGATTTTGTCTCCCGACAAAGAATCTCGCAAACGAGTGCTCGACAAGCTGCTCCCCTACCAACGCGATGACTTTATTGGCATTTTTAAGGCCATGGACGGCCTCCCCGTGACGATTAGGCTCCTAGACCCACCCTTGCATGAATTTTTGCCTAATACCGAAGGGAAAATCAAAGCGGTCGCGCAGGAAATGGGCGTTTCGTACGAACACCTCCAAAAAATGGTGGACGCTTTGCACGAACTCAACCCCATGCTCGGGCATCGCGGATGCCGATTGGGAATCACTTATCCTGAAATTTACGAAATGCAGGTGCGAGCGATTTTTGAGGCCGCAAAAATGGCCCGCGCTGAAGGCGTGACGCCGATTGTGGAAATTGAGATTCCGCTTGTGGGCCATGTGAACGAGCTCAAGGCCATGCGCGGCGTTGTGGAACGGATTGCACAAGAAATGCAGCCTTTGGATTTTGTTTGGAAAGTGGGCACCATGATTGAGTTGCCACGAGCGTGCGTAACGGCGCATCAAATTGCTCCGCTGGCGGACTTTTTCTCCTTTGGAACCAATGATCTCACTCAAATGACTTTTGGGGTGAGTCGGGATGATGCCGGGTCCTTCCTCCCCTTTTACACGGAACACGGTATTTTGCTGGACAACCCCACCGAAACCATTGATCAAGAAGGGGTTGGAGAGCTCATGAAAATGGCGATTCAACTGGGCCGCGGCGTGAAGCCGGGCCTGGAAATTGGGATTTGTGGAGAACACGGAGGTGAACCGCGCAGTGTGGTGTTCTGCCACAAAATCGGCCTCGACTATGTGAGCTGCAGCCCCTACCGTGTACCGGTTGCACGACTCGCCGCGGCCCAAGCGGCCCTTTAG
- a CDS encoding NAD(+)/NADH kinase encodes MKAKTPQKFQRIALVGRAKMEEDRAFVKELKAYLDKKGLTVFWDVHVSKILGAKNERTCQQLLKDADLVLSLGGDGTLLKVVRELPLRRNLFVLGVNLGTLGFNTEVQDPKRVYNLLNEIFRGQYHVDERLLLRATLYRKGEKIATHLALNEAVINQGNFARLISLYAEIDQRKMIEFKADGVIVATPTGSTGHSLSAGGPIIHPRIDGFVFTPICPADLTVRPIIVPSNRQITIRIDTERRFVDNQIGLTIDGQVMVPIEYGDIVKVRASHRRLRLIRAHVKASGGGNYYRLLRDKLGWGKRG; translated from the coding sequence ATGAAAGCAAAAACCCCGCAAAAATTCCAGCGAATAGCCTTAGTGGGCCGCGCAAAAATGGAGGAAGACCGTGCTTTTGTGAAAGAACTTAAAGCCTATTTGGACAAAAAAGGCCTCACCGTTTTTTGGGATGTTCATGTCTCAAAAATTCTTGGGGCAAAGAATGAAAGGACCTGTCAGCAGCTTTTAAAAGATGCCGATTTGGTGCTCAGCCTTGGGGGAGACGGGACACTGCTCAAAGTGGTGCGCGAGCTGCCCCTTCGTCGCAACCTTTTTGTACTGGGTGTGAATCTTGGGACACTGGGCTTCAATACCGAAGTGCAAGACCCCAAACGAGTCTACAACCTTTTGAATGAAATCTTTCGTGGACAGTATCATGTCGATGAGCGCCTTTTACTTCGCGCCACCCTCTACCGAAAAGGAGAAAAAATCGCCACGCATTTGGCTCTAAACGAGGCGGTGATCAATCAGGGCAACTTTGCCAGACTCATCTCGCTCTACGCGGAAATAGACCAAAGAAAGATGATTGAGTTCAAGGCCGATGGAGTGATTGTGGCCACCCCCACGGGATCCACCGGTCATTCCCTCAGCGCCGGCGGCCCCATCATTCACCCGCGTATCGATGGATTTGTCTTCACCCCAATCTGTCCCGCCGATCTCACCGTGCGCCCCATCATTGTGCCCAGCAACCGCCAAATCACGATTCGTATAGACACCGAACGCCGTTTTGTGGACAACCAAATCGGACTCACCATCGATGGCCAAGTCATGGTCCCCATCGAGTACGGCGACATCGTCAAAGTCCGCGCCTCACACCGCCGCCTCCGCCTCATCCGCGCCCATGTCAAAGCCAGCGGGGGAGGAAACTATTACCGTTTGCTCCGCGACAAACTCGGTTGGGGAAAGCGAGGCTAA
- a CDS encoding glycosyltransferase family 4 protein, with product MRILVTRFPYESRFGGEEVHTLRLMEELDERGHEAFFLGSCPVLLREFKARGFTVKRAGLGKPPVTKMSLLAFTAAAPFLFLRAGVMLARARKRWGVDTVFMLSFGEKLLMTPWAHFFGMKVLWLEHARIGNWLTKNPWRGVYRWLSAWATVVVTSHAMVKFISPWAKEVVAIPCAVMLDEARPLPAEISAFLRGGFSVGSVARLTADKGVDILVHLVDSKPDVRLIIVGEGPLRKALENKLAGGQILLVPSLPRGQLTSLYKALDLFVLASTEMDPFGMVAAEAMSMGTAVMMTNKCGISEDLVAGRDALIVEPKRSELDKALKKVMRHPELLRELGEHGKHFVEKHYRLESMVRKFEALLQSGL from the coding sequence ATGCGCATCCTTGTCACTCGCTTTCCTTACGAGTCTCGGTTTGGCGGTGAAGAAGTTCATACTCTGCGACTCATGGAGGAATTGGATGAACGGGGGCATGAAGCTTTTTTCTTGGGCTCCTGTCCGGTTTTGCTCAGGGAATTTAAGGCACGGGGTTTTACCGTAAAGCGCGCCGGCCTTGGGAAGCCTCCCGTCACGAAAATGAGTTTGTTGGCCTTCACGGCAGCGGCCCCCTTTTTATTTTTGCGAGCGGGGGTGATGCTGGCGCGGGCGCGGAAGCGATGGGGCGTGGACACGGTGTTTATGCTTTCGTTTGGTGAGAAACTTTTGATGACGCCGTGGGCTCATTTTTTTGGAATGAAGGTGCTGTGGCTCGAACATGCACGCATAGGAAATTGGCTCACAAAAAATCCGTGGAGGGGGGTGTATCGATGGCTCTCGGCATGGGCGACGGTGGTGGTGACTTCCCACGCGATGGTGAAATTTATTTCGCCGTGGGCGAAGGAGGTGGTAGCGATTCCGTGTGCGGTTATGCTGGATGAAGCGCGTCCCCTACCGGCTGAAATTTCGGCGTTTTTGAGGGGAGGGTTTTCGGTGGGCAGTGTGGCCCGTTTGACAGCAGACAAGGGAGTGGACATCCTCGTCCATCTTGTCGACTCCAAACCTGATGTTAGACTCATAATCGTTGGCGAAGGCCCCCTTCGAAAGGCGCTGGAGAACAAGCTCGCGGGTGGACAAATTTTGCTCGTTCCAAGCCTCCCCCGTGGACAGTTGACCAGCCTTTATAAGGCGCTGGATTTGTTCGTTTTGGCATCGACCGAAATGGATCCGTTTGGCATGGTGGCGGCGGAGGCCATGAGCATGGGAACCGCGGTGATGATGACAAATAAATGTGGAATTTCCGAGGACCTTGTTGCCGGCCGCGACGCGTTGATCGTGGAGCCGAAACGAAGCGAACTCGACAAGGCTTTAAAAAAAGTGATGCGGCATCCGGAGCTTTTGCGCGAGCTGGGCGAACACGGAAAACACTTCGTTGAAAAACACTATCGGCTGGAGAGCATGGTGAGGAAGTTTGAGGCGTTGTTACAGAGCTGACTCTAG
- a CDS encoding glycosyltransferase family 1 protein → MATILGIDIREANESGAGKGRYTLELTKALIENAPKDLHLLLFTKTPNPSFPSTDRVSQVVVQGRGPLWHLQVARYLKRHPVDLFLAPTSFIYAAFAPKSQKVAIVVHDLIAFLYAKTHAWFPCLVERLTLSRAIRHSRFIVCVSQNTARDLATLFPEAHKKTVLIAPPAVSPEVHKVESQKMDLPVRYLLGVGTLSPRKNFQLLFKAFPEVLEKEPDLHIVLAGAKGWKTKQVQSAIPVLLKDRIHLLGFVSADQLNELYSRAEMLVCPSLYEGFGIPPLEAMACTCPVVSSNAASLPEVVGEAALLFDPHDAQALAQSILTALEPAQKIALQKLGLTRARHFSWKASAQQILKQLS, encoded by the coding sequence ATGGCAACAATATTAGGAATCGACATAAGAGAGGCCAACGAAAGCGGAGCGGGAAAGGGGAGATACACCCTGGAACTCACCAAAGCCTTGATCGAAAACGCCCCAAAGGATTTGCATCTTCTCTTGTTTACAAAGACCCCAAACCCTTCTTTCCCATCCACGGATCGCGTCAGTCAGGTGGTGGTGCAGGGCAGGGGACCCTTGTGGCATCTTCAGGTGGCACGATACCTCAAACGACATCCGGTGGATCTTTTTTTGGCCCCCACCAGCTTCATTTACGCGGCTTTCGCCCCCAAATCCCAAAAAGTGGCCATTGTGGTGCACGATCTCATTGCCTTTTTGTACGCCAAAACTCACGCCTGGTTTCCTTGTTTGGTGGAACGGCTCACCCTTTCCCGCGCCATTCGCCACAGCCGCTTTATTGTGTGCGTGTCCCAAAACACGGCCAGAGACCTCGCCACACTGTTCCCGGAGGCCCACAAAAAAACCGTGCTCATTGCGCCCCCCGCGGTTTCGCCCGAGGTGCACAAGGTCGAATCACAAAAAATGGATCTTCCCGTTCGTTACCTTCTTGGAGTGGGCACCCTGAGTCCAAGAAAAAACTTCCAACTGCTCTTTAAGGCTTTCCCCGAGGTTCTTGAGAAGGAGCCGGATCTGCACATTGTGCTGGCCGGGGCAAAAGGATGGAAAACAAAGCAAGTCCAAAGCGCCATCCCCGTTCTTTTAAAAGACCGCATTCATCTGCTGGGATTTGTGTCCGCCGATCAGCTCAACGAACTGTATTCCCGGGCGGAAATGCTGGTCTGCCCATCCCTGTACGAAGGTTTTGGAATCCCGCCGCTTGAGGCCATGGCTTGCACCTGTCCCGTGGTGAGTAGCAACGCCGCCTCTTTGCCGGAAGTGGTGGGGGAGGCCGCCCTGCTTTTTGATCCACACGATGCTCAGGCGCTCGCCCAGTCCATCCTCACCGCCCTCGAACCCGCGCAAAAAATCGCTCTCCAAAAACTCGGCCTCACTCGCGCCCGCCACTTTTCATGGAAAGCCTCCGCCCAGCAGATTTTGAAACAGCTGAGCTAG
- a CDS encoding AIR synthase related protein, which translates to MLDQVDYSVLDRAKNAFIEASKKTAGFAAGFGSMAGGFGGSANVFALDLKAFAGAETLFVSLLPEGLGTADDARPDDLSPAELVRFWRNIGGKTMSTLTNDAASSGMQTVLISLYLPSALPERVFTTEFMEGFLDGFVEGCRKVGCVYFSGETPQLKGKIVDGALDIAGALWGVVPAGLQPVNSSTMRAGDLIVFVESSGPHENGFTALRDLAGNLEGGYRAKLPSGMEYWEAINQPGHLYTPFVQAVLKAGVQPSNVEPITGHGWQKLMRPHGAFRYKITQMLPVPEVFTFVEEASGMTKEEMLKTFNYGVGMAVFVHTAEEAARVVELAGEQGLKACVAGAGEAAEGGSEGGRREVVVEPLGVVLKGEGFELGK; encoded by the coding sequence ATGCTTGATCAAGTCGACTACTCCGTTCTCGACCGCGCCAAAAATGCCTTTATTGAGGCCAGCAAGAAGACGGCCGGGTTTGCGGCGGGTTTTGGGTCTATGGCGGGTGGTTTTGGCGGCAGCGCCAATGTGTTTGCGCTCGACTTGAAGGCCTTTGCCGGAGCAGAAACATTGTTTGTGTCGCTGCTTCCCGAGGGGCTTGGCACCGCGGATGACGCACGGCCCGACGATTTGAGCCCCGCGGAGCTGGTGCGGTTTTGGCGAAATATTGGCGGTAAAACGATGTCGACTTTAACAAATGACGCGGCTTCTTCCGGGATGCAGACGGTTTTGATCTCTCTTTATTTGCCCTCGGCTCTGCCCGAGCGCGTGTTCACCACCGAATTTATGGAGGGCTTTTTGGATGGGTTTGTGGAAGGATGTCGAAAGGTCGGTTGTGTCTACTTTTCAGGAGAAACGCCGCAGCTCAAAGGGAAAATAGTGGACGGAGCTTTGGACATTGCCGGGGCGCTGTGGGGCGTGGTTCCTGCGGGACTTCAACCCGTGAATTCGAGCACCATGCGGGCCGGGGATTTGATTGTATTTGTGGAAAGCAGCGGACCTCATGAAAACGGGTTCACGGCTTTGCGTGACTTGGCGGGGAACTTGGAAGGCGGGTATCGAGCGAAACTCCCGAGCGGCATGGAATACTGGGAAGCGATCAACCAGCCCGGGCATTTGTACACTCCCTTTGTGCAGGCTGTTTTGAAGGCAGGTGTGCAGCCCTCCAATGTGGAGCCCATCACCGGTCACGGTTGGCAAAAACTGATGCGTCCGCACGGGGCTTTTAGATATAAGATCACGCAGATGCTTCCGGTCCCGGAGGTGTTTACCTTTGTTGAAGAAGCGAGTGGCATGACGAAGGAAGAGATGCTGAAGACCTTTAATTACGGCGTGGGCATGGCGGTGTTTGTGCACACTGCGGAGGAAGCGGCTCGCGTTGTTGAACTGGCGGGCGAACAAGGCTTGAAGGCGTGCGTGGCTGGTGCGGGGGAGGCGGCGGAGGGCGGTTCTGAGGGGGGGCGGCGAGAAGTGGTGGTGGAGCCCCTGGGAGTGGTCTTAAAGGGGGAGGGGTTTGAACTTGGAAAATAA
- a CDS encoding CPBP family intramembrane glutamic endopeptidase produces the protein MVDAFQFKKIGRLSPTAQVILICLSFVGLTLLSYESYVRSGEVFGMPFAVTMLFAPIFEELIFRGWILGALRRRYSVTRAIVFSSLLFGLWHFKNIFYFDWGDLAYQMVYAAVVVGPLLGWVAMKVKSVWPGVILHYLNNVGSLALMMVSLDWRDLF, from the coding sequence ATGGTGGATGCGTTCCAATTCAAAAAAATAGGCCGACTCAGCCCGACGGCCCAGGTTATTTTGATTTGTCTTTCGTTTGTGGGTCTGACGCTGCTTTCATATGAGAGCTATGTGCGCAGCGGCGAAGTGTTTGGCATGCCTTTTGCGGTGACGATGCTGTTTGCGCCCATCTTTGAGGAATTGATTTTTCGGGGGTGGATTTTAGGGGCACTGCGGCGGCGGTACTCTGTGACGCGAGCGATTGTGTTCTCTTCTCTCTTGTTTGGGCTGTGGCATTTCAAGAATATTTTTTATTTTGATTGGGGGGATTTAGCCTACCAGATGGTTTATGCGGCGGTGGTGGTGGGACCTCTGCTGGGTTGGGTGGCGATGAAGGTCAAAAGTGTTTGGCCGGGCGTGATTTTGCATTATTTAAATAATGTGGGCTCACTGGCGCTGATGATGGTGAGTTTGGACTGGCGGGACTTGTTTTAA